ACTGTTCAATGGATCGGTGTGCTTTTGATCTTGGGTACCGTTATTTGGTTAAATGCAGCAAAGAGCAGTTCACATTAGAGGTACCAATCACCTTTTAGTCAGATAGCTGCACTCAATTTGACGATATCTATCCGAATACAGCAATCAAAACTTCGTGATAGCGTAGAGAGAAACAAAAACAAATGAAAATCCTTTCTGGCCAATAACAGCAGAAAACTTGCATACAAAAAAGGCAATCTTATTTAGAGAAGATTGCCTTTTTTTGTATGTTATAAATCTTTATTGAACTAATGTACCAATGTCTCTGGAATTTCTTCCACCTCGACTTCACAGGAATCCGTTACTTCCATAAATTTAACCGGCACGACCTCATTTACCAATAAGGGATCGTATAAAGTCCGCACTTTAACATAATTTTTAGAGAACCCATGCATGTAACCGTCTTTCTCATCAGCCTCAAACAATACGGCTCCGATTTCTCCTAATTGCGATTCATAGAAAGCACGACGCTTCTTCTCAGAAAGGATATGCAGCATTTTGCTGCGATCGCTACGTTGCACTCCCGGTACTGCACCATCCATTTGCGCGGCAATCGTATTTTCTCTTTCAGAATAGGTAAAGACATGCAGATAAGAGATGTCCATATCATTCAGGAAATTGTAGGTATCGATAAAATCTTCGCGTGTTTCTCCTGGAAATCCAACAATCACGTCAACACCGATGCAACAATTAGGCATTAAAGATTTGATATATGTCACACGCTCTGTGTAAAGCTCTCTTTTGTACCTTCTGCGCATTAAACTCAGAATTTTATTGCTTCCTGACTGTAAAGGCATATGAAAATGTGGAACAAAACGTTTTGATTTTGCCACAAACTCAATAATATCATTGGAAAGCAGATTGGGTTCTATCGAAGAAATCCGAATCCTGTCGATACCTTCAACTTCATCCAAAGCCTTTACCAAATCCAAGAATCGGTCTTCACGCTTACCATCACGAATACCAAAATCACCAATATTAACGCCCGTTAGCACAATTTCCTTAACACCTGAGGCCGCAATTTCTTCGGCTTGTCGTACAATTTCTTCAATCTTACCGGAGCGACTTCCGCCGCGCGCTAGAGGGATCGTACAAAATGTGCACGAGTAATCACATCCGTCCTGTACTTTTAGGAAAGTACGCGTACGATCACCAATTGAATAAGCAGATACAAATTGATTGGTCTCATCGATCGGACCATTATAAACAATTGTCTTTTCCTGTTTGGTCAAATCATTGATATGCTCAATAATATTAAACTTTTCAGCAGCACCCAAAACCATATCTACACCAGGAATCTCGGCGATTTCTTTTGGTTTTAGCTGCGCATAACAACCAACAATCGTAATATAAGCATTGGGAGAGTGCTTTAAAGCTTCCTTAACCACTTTTCTACACTTCTTGTCAGCATTATCCGTTACCGAACATGTATTGATTACATAAACGTCCGCACGGCTATTGAACGCTGTGGTATCATAGCCCGCTTCTTTAAATAAACGACCAATGGATGATGTCTCCGAATAATTCAGTTTACATCCAAGTGTATAAAAAGCTACTTTTTTATTCTCCATAATATTTTGCAAAATTACATTTTTTTTCAGTAACCACTCTTATCATTTTAAGTTTTGACTTTCTCGTTATAAGGATTTTCCTTAGTTTTGGCTATCTTGAAGGCTGAATGCACAGGCGGCTTAATACAGGTAAACTAAATTAGTCCAGACCGATGTATTCAGGCATTCCCCGATTTAGAATCAGGCCCATAAAATAGCGCTATTCGTTCCCATACAGTTCGACAATAGCATTGATATTTAATATTTAAAAATTACTTTTTACAGATGAAACAATATTTAGATTTACTCAGACATGTATATACACATGGTGTTGTTAAGACAGATCGTACCGGCACAGGCACCAAAAGTGTCTTTGGATATCAAATGCGTTTCAACCTTCAGGAAGGTTTTCCTTTGGTAACAACAAAGAAATTACACCTGCGATCCATTATACATGAGTTAATCTGGTTCTTAAAAGGCGAAACCAATATTCAATATCTCAAAGAAAATGGCGTAAGCATTTGGGACGAATGGGCTGACGAACAAGGAAATTTGGGCCCTGTGTACGGATCGCAATGGCGTTCTTGGCCGACACCTGACGGCCGTCATATTGATCAAATTGCACAAGTAATTAATCAGCTTAAAAGTTCGCCGGATTCCCGCCGTATTATTGTATCGGCATGGAATGTTGCTGAAATAGAACATATGGCATTACCGCCTTGTCATGCTTTTTTCCAATTTTATGTCGCTCCAGCGCAACCTGAAAAAGGAATTTTAAAGCCACAATTGTCCTGTCAACTCTATCAGCGTAGTGCGGATATATTTTTGGGCGTACCTTTTAACATTGCATCTTACGCACTTCTAACCATGATGGTTGCCCAAGTGTGTGATATGGAAGCGGCGGAATTTATTCATACCCTAGGGGATGCGCATATCTATAGTAATCACTTTGAACAAACGGAACTTCAGTTGAGCAGACAGCCTAAAGCCCTACCACAGATGAGAATTAACCCCGAAGTAAAAGATATTTTTGATTTTAAGTTTGAAGATTTTGAATTATTGAACTACGAATCACATCCGCATATTAAAGCTCCGGTTGCTGTTTAATAATGACCGCAACTAATTTTGCAACATTCTTTTATCGGACGAATAATCACATTATATCAACAATGAGCAACCCAACGATCACATTAATTGTCGCTGCATCGGAAAACAATTCCATCGGAATCAACAACAAGATGCCTTGGCATTTACCAAACGACTTTAAATATTTCAAGAAAAATACTATTGAACATTCTGTACTGATGGGCAGAAAGACATTTGAGTCCATCGGTAAAGCATTACCGGAAAGGAGGAATATTGTCATCACACGCAACGCAGATTTTCAAGGCGAAGATATTGATGTCGCTAACAGTATTCAGGAAGCTCTTTTATATTGTCGCGACGAGCGAGAGATATTTATTATTGGTGGTGCAAACATCTATCAGCAAGCACTTCCCCTCGCCAGCAAAGTACTTTTAACACGGGTGCATACCACCATCAAAGGAGATGCTTTCTTTCCTACGTTACCATCCGAAGAATGGGAATTAGTTTCCTCAGATTCGCATCAGGCGGATGAAAAACATGCGTTTGCTTATACCTTTGAAGTTTATACAAGAAAATAGTTCTATGTTTACGAATCTCAAAACGCAATATCATGGAGCAAAAAGCTCCTTGATCCTATGGACATTACGTTTCGTAATTTTCTTACTGTGTACCTCGAACCGAGCTCTCGCACAATTTAGCCCGCCAACCACGATACGAACTCCTAGTGGGAACGTTACTTTACCGGGCTTATATACCCCCCGGTTCTATTCTTTCAATAGCGAACCGATAAGCAGTAGGTATAAATTTTATATTGTTTTGAAAAATGACAGCACCGTTGTTGCAAAAACAAAAATAAAATTAAGAACCACAACGGTACCCAGTGAAATATCCTGGCGGGAAAAAGGCAAGAAACATACGGTAACGCCCGATCAGACGAAAGAAATCTATCGGATAGATTATTGGAACAAGAAAATAAAAGGCATTCCACAGGACAGTTGCTGGTTATTTTTGGTTGACACTGTCAGTCATGAACAGCGAATCCGCCGCTATAGCATGACCGCTGATATCAATCAGCCTTCCATATCGCATTTTAAAATGGAAAAGGCGAAGGAAATTTTACCACTGAAAAAAGAAACCTTGGAGCCTTATGTAGAGGGAAATGAAAAAGCAAAAAAACTCCTGTCAAAAAACAAATTGTTAAAAGTTATAGAAGAGCTTAATAGACAGGAATCAACAAGCGCGACACTTTGATCTAAAGCACATGCACAAATACTTTATCTTAATTTTCACCCTATTCATGTCAGACGCATACGCTCAAAAGATAGATACTGTTTACCTGGAAAAATTACTTCAAAGTCATCCTGATCTATTTCAAAGCATATTGAGTCATCCGACTAAAAATGAGGTGCAAATTCTGTATACGCAAATTGATCGTGACAAATCCAATAGGCCACATTTCA
The genomic region above belongs to Sphingobacterium zeae and contains:
- a CDS encoding thymidylate synthase, which produces MKQYLDLLRHVYTHGVVKTDRTGTGTKSVFGYQMRFNLQEGFPLVTTKKLHLRSIIHELIWFLKGETNIQYLKENGVSIWDEWADEQGNLGPVYGSQWRSWPTPDGRHIDQIAQVINQLKSSPDSRRIIVSAWNVAEIEHMALPPCHAFFQFYVAPAQPEKGILKPQLSCQLYQRSADIFLGVPFNIASYALLTMMVAQVCDMEAAEFIHTLGDAHIYSNHFEQTELQLSRQPKALPQMRINPEVKDIFDFKFEDFELLNYESHPHIKAPVAV
- the mtaB gene encoding tRNA (N(6)-L-threonylcarbamoyladenosine(37)-C(2))-methylthiotransferase MtaB, with translation MENKKVAFYTLGCKLNYSETSSIGRLFKEAGYDTTAFNSRADVYVINTCSVTDNADKKCRKVVKEALKHSPNAYITIVGCYAQLKPKEIAEIPGVDMVLGAAEKFNIIEHINDLTKQEKTIVYNGPIDETNQFVSAYSIGDRTRTFLKVQDGCDYSCTFCTIPLARGGSRSGKIEEIVRQAEEIAASGVKEIVLTGVNIGDFGIRDGKREDRFLDLVKALDEVEGIDRIRISSIEPNLLSNDIIEFVAKSKRFVPHFHMPLQSGSNKILSLMRRRYKRELYTERVTYIKSLMPNCCIGVDVIVGFPGETREDFIDTYNFLNDMDISYLHVFTYSERENTIAAQMDGAVPGVQRSDRSKMLHILSEKKRRAFYESQLGEIGAVLFEADEKDGYMHGFSKNYVKVRTLYDPLLVNEVVPVKFMEVTDSCEVEVEEIPETLVH
- a CDS encoding dihydrofolate reductase; protein product: MSNPTITLIVAASENNSIGINNKMPWHLPNDFKYFKKNTIEHSVLMGRKTFESIGKALPERRNIVITRNADFQGEDIDVANSIQEALLYCRDEREIFIIGGANIYQQALPLASKVLLTRVHTTIKGDAFFPTLPSEEWELVSSDSHQADEKHAFAYTFEVYTRK